The following is a genomic window from Sedimenticola thiotaurini.
GGACCGCATCGACCGACGTATCCTCACCGAGATGCAACAGAATGGCCGCATCAGCAATCTGGAACTGGCGGAACGGGTTGGACTCTCCCCCACGCCATGCTCCCGGCGGGTCAAGCAACTGGAAGAGGCCGGCATCATCCGCCAGCATGTCACCCTGCTCAATCCGGACCGGCTAAACCTGAAACTGACCGCCCTGATCCAGATCAGCATGGACCGACACACTCCGGATCGCTTTGAGAACTTTCAGGCCCGGGTGGCGACATTCCCTGAAGTGGTGGAGTGCAGCCTGATCACCGGACAGGCTGCCGACTATCTGGTTAAAGTGGTGGTGCCCGACATGGACGCCTACCAGCAGTTTCTGCTGGGCAAGATCACCCGTATCGAAGGAGTATCCGGGGTCCAGTCCAGCTTTGTCATGCAGCAGATTATTAACAAAACGGCGCTGCCCCTGGATTATCTGACCTGACACAAAGCCATCCCGCTCCCCTCCCTCACACCCCCCCGGAAAGCTCGACCAGACCGCTCCTTGTCACAATCCAACTTGTATTCCCGTGAATTGTAAACTATTGCAATATCTGGGAATGCAAGGAGGTTTTGCCATTCCGTAACAGGTGCAGCAGGGATATAGTCCTTAACACAGGGCGGCTGTATTGCACTGAAAAATACTGGCGTCACTCAAGAGGGAAATATCATGCTCAAGGAATTCAAAGAGTTTGCGATCAAGGGCAATGTCATCGACATGGCCGTCGGCATCGTTATCGGAGCAGCATTTGGTTCTATTGTTAAATCTCTGGTCGCCGATGTGATCATGCCGCCGGTCGGCATGTTGCTCGGCAATGTGGATTTTTCAAACCTGTTTCTGGTGCTGAAAGATGGCACCAACCCAGGCCCCTATCTGTCCATTGCTGCTGCTACGGAAGCGGGTGCAGTGACACTCAACTATGGGCTGTTTATCAATACGATTGTCAGCTTCGTGATTGTCGCCTTCGCCATTTTCATGGTGGTGAAGATGATCAACCGACTGAAGCGTGAACAGGAATCGGCTGAGGAAGCACCAACCACCAAGGAGTGTCCGTTCTGTCTCTCCAAAGTGCCGCTCAAAGCGACTCGCTGCGCTCACTGTACCTCAGAACTTCCAGAAACCGCTTAATCAACTTTAGCCTCTTACGGAGATATAACCATGGCAAAACTGACACAGATTGAAGGGATTGGTGAGAAATACGGTGAAAAACTTCAGGCCGTCGGCGTCACCACGCAGGAGAAACTGCTTGAAGCTGGCGGCACCAAGAAAGGCAGAAAAGAGCTGGCTGAAAAATCGGGCATCAGTGAAAAGCTGATCCTCGGCTGGATCAATCGCGCCGATCTGGCACGGGTTAAGGGAATCGGCGAAGAGTATGCCGACCTGCTGGAACTGGCCGGAGTGGATACCGTCCCCGAGTTGGCCCAGAGAAACGCTGCCAACCTGCACACCCGGATCCGGGAAGTTGCCGAAGAACGGGGCAATGTGGTGCGCCGCGTGCCTTCTCCTGCAGAAGTGGAGAAGTGGGTAGCCCAGGCAAAAGAGCTGCCAAGAGCCATCAACTATTAACCTGTTACCCAACAACCCCCGACCGGGGTGGAGAGTACCCACCCCGGTCTGGATGAAGCTGAGGAATTCAGATCGAATCCTGGTAATTCCTCAACACCCCAGTGACCAGACCAAAACCATGGACTTACTTACCAAAGGGACAAACCTCTTGATTGAGCGACTCAACCTCGATCTGCAGACCGGCACCGTCAGGAAAGCCCTGGGCGAAGCGTTACTGGCCGTCAACTTCGAAGACCTGCACCGGACACTGTCACAAAACCAGCAAACCCAGCACCAGATCAGCGCCTGGCTTGGGGCAGGGGATCACCAATGGCTCGCAATTGAACAGGTCGAGTCGATTCTGGGTGCTGATAAGGTGAAGGTTTTCGCCGGTCGGCTGGGCATCGACCAGGCAACCGCAGCCACCGTACTGGCCGACATCCTGGCCATGCTGACCCCGGAACAGGTTGAATCCTGAAGACCGGAAGCGGACCGCCGGCCATACCGGAATGGATCGCATGCAGGGCCATCAACCGGGATCACATATACCGACGGACCGCGCCCCATCACCTCCCCGCCACTCGCCGTAACCACACGCCGTCAACCGCTTCCACACTGACCAATCAGCCACACCGGGCTTGTCCGAAACCGGGATGACGGGTATGGTGTGCCCCGTTTAACGGCCGGACACAGACTGCCAGGCGAACGCTCCGTCCCAACTATTTCAGACTTTTCCATTCGAGCATCCACCACTATGAGCACAGAACAGGCACTACTTGAGCGCAGTGAATCCAAATGCGAACTCTGCGGGGCAACCGAGAATCTTCAACCCTACCCGGTACCTCCCAGCTCTGATGGTAGCGCCGATCAATCTGTACTGCTGTGCAGCACCTGTCTGGAACAGATTGAGGAGCCGGACAAGACCGATCCCAATCACTGGCGTTGTCTCAATGACAGCATGTGGAGCCAGGTGCCCGCCGTGCAGGTGATGGCCTGGCGTATGCTGAAGCGGCTCGCTGCCGAAGGCTGGCCACAGGATCTGCTGGACATGCTCTACCTGGATGAAGAGACCCAGGCCTGGGCGGAAGCCGCCGGCGATGGTGCAGACAACGAAGAACAGGTGGTACATCGGGACTGTAACGGCGCCACCCTGGAAGCGGGCGACACCGTCACCCTGATCAAGGATCTGAACGTCAAGGGCGCCAACTTTACCGCCAAGCGGGGCACCGCGGTGCGCGGCATCTCCCTGGTCGCCGACAACCCGGAGCAGATCGAGGGACGGGTGAATGGCCAGCAGATTGTCATCCTGACCCAGTTCGTCAAGAAATCCAACTGATCCACCGCCTGTCGGCGGGCAACCCCCGCCGACAGGCGTAAGCCGCTCCCTCAGCCGGTGTTCTGCATACCGGCCGAAATGCCCGCCATCGTCACCATCAGCGCCTGCTCCAGGCGCTCATTCGGTTGATTCCGGTCCCGGTGAAGCAGCTCCGCCTGCAGATAATGGAGCGGATCGATATAGGGATTGCGCACGTTGATGGAGCGCCGGATCAGGGGAAAATCGGCCAGCAGCTTGCCGGTCTGCTTGATTTTCAACACCATGTCGAAAGTGTCCCTCAGGCGCTCCCGCAGCGTCGCACCCAGCTCCTGCAACTCCGCTGGCACCAACCGGGCGGCATAGTATTCGGCAATGGCCGGATCGCTCTTGGCCAGCACCATCTCCAGCATATCCACATAACTGGTGAAGAAGGGCCAGGCCCCATACATCTCGTGCAGCCGCTGTAACTGACCGGCGGCGATCGCCTGCCCCAGGGCGGCATCGGAGCCCAACCAGGCCGGCAGCATCAGGCGGATCTGGGTCCAGGCGAATACCCAGGGGATGGCCCGCAGGCTCTCGACCCCGCCGTCGGCACGCCGCTTGGCCGGACGTGACCCCAGCGGCAGTTTGCCCAGCTCATGCTCCGGGGTCGAGGCACGGAAGAACGGCACAAAGCGGGGATCGTCCCGCACCACCGCCCGGTAGGCCTGGAAAGCGTCTGCGGCCAGCGACTCCATCATGGCGCGCCACTCCGGCCGGGGGGCCGGTGACGGGCACAGGGTGGCGGCCAGAACGGCGCCACTGTAGCGCTCCAGGTTGCGCTCGGCAATCTCCGGAATACCGAACTTGAAGCGGATCACCTCGCCCTGCTCGGTCACCCGAATGGTGTGGTTCACCGATCCGGGCGGCTGGGCCAGAATGGCCCGATGGGTGGGACCACCGCCCCGCCCCACCGTACCGCCCCGACCGTGGAACAGGGTCAGGTGGACACCCCGGGCCCGGCAGGTGGCGGTCAGCGCCTCCTGGGCCTTGTACTGTCCCCAGACCGCCGCCAGCTGACCGGCATCCTTGGAGGAGTCGGAATAGCCGATCATCACCTCCTGGTGGCCATGGGTATAGTCCCGGTACCAGTCGATGGCGAGCAGCTGATCGACACAGTGGTGCGCCTCCTGCAGATCCACCAGGGTCTCAAACAGGGGCACCACCCGCATGTCATGCCCCACCCCCATCTCCCGCAGCAGCAGGATCACCGACAGCACATCGGAGGGCTGGCTGGCCATGGAGATCACGTAGGAGCCCAGGGCGTCGGGGTCGGCCTCGGCAATCACCCGGCAGGTCTCCAGCACTTCACGGATCTGCTCATCCGGCTCCCAGCCGACCGGTATCAGGGGGCGCTTGCTGCGCAGCTCCTTGAGCAGAAACGCCTGTTTCCGGGCCTCGTCCCACTCCAGGTAAGAGCCCATTTCATAGAACCGGGTCAGGGCATCAAACACCGCTGCGTGGCGGTCGGCATTCTGGCGGATATCGAGCCGTACCAGGGTGACGCCGAAACAGGCGATACGCCGGATAATATCCTCCAGCAGGCCGCCGGCGATAATCTGCATACCGCATTCGATCAGGGAGCGATGGCAGAGCCGCAGCGGCTCCAGCAGATCCTCTGCGGTCATCAGCGCCTCGTTGCTGAACGGCTGCCCGGACAGACCCGCCTGGATCAACTCCTTGGTCTGTCCCAGGCGACGCCGCAAACCGGCCAGCAGATGGCGGTAGGGTTCCGCCGCATCCCCGACCCGCTGCCGCAGTTCCGCATTGCATTCGAACATGGAGAGTTCCGTGCGCAACTGGGTCAGATCCCGGTCATACAGATCCGCCGCCATCCAGCGCGCCAGCATCAGCACCTGGCGGGTCACCTCCGCCGTCACATAGGGATTGCCATCCCGGTCGCCGCCCATCCAGGAGGAGAAACGTACCGGTGAGCAGTCCAGGGGTAGCGGACGATTGAGCACCGCCTGCATGGACTCATCCAGCTGCCGGAGATAGTTGGGCACCGCCTGCCAGAGCGAGCCCTCGATCACGGCAAAACCCCACTTGGCCTCGTCGATCGGGGTCGGGCGCTGCTGGCGGAT
Proteins encoded in this region:
- a CDS encoding Lrp/AsnC family transcriptional regulator; translation: MKLDRIDRRILTEMQQNGRISNLELAERVGLSPTPCSRRVKQLEEAGIIRQHVTLLNPDRLNLKLTALIQISMDRHTPDRFENFQARVATFPEVVECSLITGQAADYLVKVVVPDMDAYQQFLLGKITRIEGVSGVQSSFVMQQIINKTALPLDYLT
- the mscL gene encoding large-conductance mechanosensitive channel protein MscL, with the translated sequence MLKEFKEFAIKGNVIDMAVGIVIGAAFGSIVKSLVADVIMPPVGMLLGNVDFSNLFLVLKDGTNPGPYLSIAAATEAGAVTLNYGLFINTIVSFVIVAFAIFMVVKMINRLKREQESAEEAPTTKECPFCLSKVPLKATRCAHCTSELPETA
- a CDS encoding DUF4332 domain-containing protein; this translates as MAKLTQIEGIGEKYGEKLQAVGVTTQEKLLEAGGTKKGRKELAEKSGISEKLILGWINRADLARVKGIGEEYADLLELAGVDTVPELAQRNAANLHTRIREVAEERGNVVRRVPSPAEVEKWVAQAKELPRAINY
- a CDS encoding YidB family protein encodes the protein MDLLTKGTNLLIERLNLDLQTGTVRKALGEALLAVNFEDLHRTLSQNQQTQHQISAWLGAGDHQWLAIEQVESILGADKVKVFAGRLGIDQATAATVLADILAMLTPEQVES
- a CDS encoding PhnA domain-containing protein, whose protein sequence is MSTEQALLERSESKCELCGATENLQPYPVPPSSDGSADQSVLLCSTCLEQIEEPDKTDPNHWRCLNDSMWSQVPAVQVMAWRMLKRLAAEGWPQDLLDMLYLDEETQAWAEAAGDGADNEEQVVHRDCNGATLEAGDTVTLIKDLNVKGANFTAKRGTAVRGISLVADNPEQIEGRVNGQQIVILTQFVKKSN
- the ppc gene encoding phosphoenolpyruvate carboxylase, yielding MTKLDESLRDDVRMLGESLGQTIENHLGSAFLQKIERIRHLAKAGRLDAASNHDALLEELSGLSEAEMLPVARAFSQFLNLANIAEEFHRVRLHQDVCELDAEDSFARQLKQLQADGLTDEQILQAIDRMDVDLVLTAHPTEVNRRTLIKKYNAITDCLRQLERGEYRQRRLNELVSQIWHTNEIRQQRPTPIDEAKWGFAVIEGSLWQAVPNYLRQLDESMQAVLNRPLPLDCSPVRFSSWMGGDRDGNPYVTAEVTRQVLMLARWMAADLYDRDLTQLRTELSMFECNAELRQRVGDAAEPYRHLLAGLRRRLGQTKELIQAGLSGQPFSNEALMTAEDLLEPLRLCHRSLIECGMQIIAGGLLEDIIRRIACFGVTLVRLDIRQNADRHAAVFDALTRFYEMGSYLEWDEARKQAFLLKELRSKRPLIPVGWEPDEQIREVLETCRVIAEADPDALGSYVISMASQPSDVLSVILLLREMGVGHDMRVVPLFETLVDLQEAHHCVDQLLAIDWYRDYTHGHQEVMIGYSDSSKDAGQLAAVWGQYKAQEALTATCRARGVHLTLFHGRGGTVGRGGGPTHRAILAQPPGSVNHTIRVTEQGEVIRFKFGIPEIAERNLERYSGAVLAATLCPSPAPRPEWRAMMESLAADAFQAYRAVVRDDPRFVPFFRASTPEHELGKLPLGSRPAKRRADGGVESLRAIPWVFAWTQIRLMLPAWLGSDAALGQAIAAGQLQRLHEMYGAWPFFTSYVDMLEMVLAKSDPAIAEYYAARLVPAELQELGATLRERLRDTFDMVLKIKQTGKLLADFPLIRRSINVRNPYIDPLHYLQAELLHRDRNQPNERLEQALMVTMAGISAGMQNTG